From one Cupriavidus sp. P-10 genomic stretch:
- a CDS encoding fimbria/pilus outer membrane usher protein yields MQTFPPIPSRLRPASAVALSLLASVGTFAAKPGMAVTAAAAAAAATAATAAGGAPLVAEVDFNDTFLRQPGGARLDLSRFNQGNPAAPGEYRADLYVNQVWLGRAPVLMKQVGDDPRNVQPCLDRGLLERIGVDLHKLAPEAAARLEDAHACAPLPELVPDASAIFDNGEQRLDVSVPQASMVRQARGYVDPRYWDDGVPAARLQYMGNVYHLDSAGLSSTQAYLGLNAGFNVGPWRFRHVGNLTRDEWAGTHYQSVQTSLQRAIAPLRSQLTFGDAFTDGVMFDSVGFRGVQLATDDRMYPESQRGYAPTVHGIANSNARVQVRQNGNLLYETTVAPGPFEINDLYPTGYGGDLEVLVTEADGSVHSSRVPYAAAVNALRPGVTRYSVTAGQYRNNAVHGTPMMVQATVQHGFTNLVTGYGGVTAARDYAAAVAGIALNTDLGAIGADLTQAYARLPNQASRNGQSLRLSYSKLLLPTSTNLTLAAYRYSSSGFLSLTDAVALHELDSRNLAYLSNGVTRGRLQVTISQALAPGYGNVFLAGSVQDYWNRDGTDTQFQFGYNNVYKRISYGVTAARQFNVGVGRWENRVMLNVGVPLGTSQHAPYALTSFSRDSRGSTTLQESVTGTLGVDNAFSYGVNAGYIGGGGARDSASVGANASYASPMATLTANASTSRDYTQAGLGLSGGIVAYAGGVAFTPTVGDTMAIIEAGDAAGARITNGSGLRIDPWGHAIVPTLTPFASNQVEIDPKGLPLSVELKATQQHVAPTSGAVVRMAFETVNAGRSALVRSTGADGTPVPFGAQVFDALGNELGTVGQGGRAIVRGLHEDQGRLTVTWGKGAAESCAFDYAVTDGQRSDAPWLLLPDSQCR; encoded by the coding sequence ATGCAAACATTCCCTCCTATTCCTTCCAGGCTGCGCCCGGCAAGCGCGGTGGCATTGTCTCTGCTCGCCAGCGTCGGCACTTTCGCCGCCAAGCCTGGCATGGCCGTCACAGCGGCCGCGGCGGCAGCTGCGGCTACAGCGGCCACAGCCGCCGGCGGCGCGCCGCTGGTCGCCGAGGTCGACTTCAACGACACCTTCCTGCGGCAGCCGGGCGGCGCCCGCCTTGACCTCAGCCGTTTCAACCAGGGCAACCCGGCCGCGCCCGGCGAATACCGCGCCGACCTCTACGTGAACCAGGTCTGGCTGGGCCGCGCGCCGGTGCTGATGAAGCAGGTCGGCGACGACCCGCGCAATGTCCAGCCGTGCCTCGACCGGGGACTGCTGGAGCGCATCGGCGTGGACCTACACAAGCTTGCGCCCGAGGCCGCCGCGAGGCTGGAGGACGCGCATGCCTGCGCGCCGTTGCCCGAGCTGGTGCCCGATGCAAGCGCCATCTTCGACAATGGCGAACAGCGTCTCGATGTGTCGGTGCCGCAGGCTTCGATGGTGCGGCAGGCGCGGGGCTACGTCGATCCACGCTACTGGGATGACGGCGTGCCTGCCGCGCGCCTGCAATACATGGGCAACGTCTACCACCTGGATAGCGCCGGCCTGTCCAGCACGCAGGCGTACCTGGGGCTGAACGCCGGCTTCAACGTCGGTCCATGGCGCTTCCGCCACGTCGGCAACCTGACGCGCGACGAATGGGCGGGCACGCATTACCAGAGCGTGCAGACCAGCCTGCAGCGCGCGATCGCACCGCTGCGCAGCCAGCTCACCTTCGGCGATGCCTTCACCGACGGGGTCATGTTCGACAGCGTCGGCTTCCGCGGCGTGCAGCTGGCCACCGACGACCGCATGTATCCCGAATCGCAGCGCGGCTACGCGCCGACCGTGCACGGCATCGCCAACAGCAACGCGCGCGTGCAGGTGCGGCAGAACGGCAACCTGCTGTACGAAACCACGGTCGCGCCCGGCCCCTTCGAGATCAACGACCTCTACCCGACCGGCTACGGCGGCGACCTGGAAGTGCTGGTGACCGAGGCCGACGGCAGCGTGCACAGCTCGCGCGTGCCCTACGCCGCCGCGGTCAACGCCTTGCGCCCCGGCGTGACCCGCTACAGCGTCACCGCCGGGCAGTACCGCAACAACGCCGTGCACGGCACGCCGATGATGGTGCAGGCCACGGTACAGCACGGTTTCACCAACCTTGTGACCGGCTATGGCGGTGTGACGGCGGCGCGCGACTATGCCGCCGCGGTCGCCGGCATTGCGCTGAACACCGACCTGGGCGCAATCGGCGCCGACCTGACCCAGGCTTACGCGCGCCTGCCCAACCAGGCCAGCCGCAACGGCCAGAGCCTGCGGCTGTCGTATAGCAAGCTGCTGCTGCCGACCAGCACCAACCTGACGCTGGCTGCCTACCGTTATTCCAGCAGCGGCTTCCTCAGCCTGACCGACGCCGTGGCGCTACACGAACTGGACAGCCGCAACCTGGCATACCTGTCGAACGGCGTCACGCGCGGGCGGCTGCAGGTCACGATCAGCCAGGCACTGGCGCCGGGATACGGCAACGTGTTCCTGGCCGGCTCGGTGCAGGACTACTGGAACCGTGACGGCACCGACACCCAGTTCCAGTTCGGCTACAACAACGTCTACAAGCGCATCAGCTACGGTGTGACCGCCGCCCGGCAGTTCAACGTCGGCGTAGGCCGCTGGGAAAACCGGGTCATGCTGAATGTCGGCGTCCCGCTCGGCACCAGCCAGCATGCACCCTACGCGCTGACCAGCTTCAGCCGCGACTCGCGCGGCAGCACCACCTTGCAGGAATCGGTCACGGGCACACTGGGCGTCGACAATGCCTTCAGCTATGGCGTGAACGCCGGCTATATCGGTGGCGGCGGCGCGCGCGACAGCGCCAGCGTCGGCGCCAATGCCAGCTATGCGTCGCCGATGGCCACGCTGACCGCCAATGCCAGCACCAGCCGCGACTACACCCAGGCCGGGCTGGGCCTGAGCGGCGGCATCGTGGCCTACGCCGGCGGTGTCGCCTTTACGCCGACGGTAGGCGACACCATGGCCATCATCGAGGCTGGCGATGCCGCCGGTGCGCGCATCACCAACGGCAGCGGGCTGCGCATCGACCCGTGGGGCCATGCGATCGTGCCGACGCTGACGCCGTTCGCCAGCAACCAGGTCGAAATCGATCCCAAGGGACTCCCACTCAGCGTCGAACTCAAGGCCACGCAGCAACACGTGGCGCCGACCTCGGGCGCCGTCGTCAGGATGGCCTTTGAAACGGTCAATGCCGGCCGCAGCGCGCTGGTCCGTTCCACGGGCGCAGATGGCACCCCGGTGCCCTTTGGCGCGCAGGTATTCGACGCGCTGGGCAACGAACTCGGCACGGTCGGCCAGGGCGGGCGCGCGATCGTGCGCGGGCTGCACGAAGACCAGGGCCGCCTGACGGTGACATGGGGCAAGGGCGCAGCCGAATCCTGCGCCTTCGACTATGCGGTCACGGACGGCCAGCGCAGCGACGCGCCCTGGCTGCTGCTGCCGGACAGCCAATGCCGGTGA
- a CDS encoding EAL domain-containing protein has product MTSNVLVLLDRATACAPALELLQRTAGLRCEAVTDIDAAVQRLGAARWELLLWAAPLRGTAFARLVQALSRRPQRPLLVLATADDPALLTAAMRYAHGCGVTVQGYVRGPLDGAAVSALLHGRGNAAVPGPAIPPVHGFGGSQPDAAPGRDEIAVAFLPQACATDPGDIEAVEVVPCWRHPLHGGPAGQRFLPPPADGEVALRRLSQVLGLAAAALAAWLPLGFHPSLSCPFPLALLDLDDCAGRVARVIQDHGLHARDLTFELDLSGGDHDLHAMAPALLDLRAEELEFAVSCGARHDGIGYATLLDVPVSELKLAPGLTDGVAFDPHVQQLVAGMVALAKRLDIRVVATGVAQPEDFAVLRDLGCDFMQGPVVGGLWPAASLARPCVPWHADVQHA; this is encoded by the coding sequence ATGACCTCCAACGTACTCGTCCTGCTCGACCGCGCCACGGCATGCGCCCCTGCGCTCGAGCTGCTGCAGCGAACCGCAGGCCTGCGCTGCGAAGCCGTCACCGACATCGACGCAGCGGTGCAGCGCCTTGGCGCAGCCCGCTGGGAACTGCTGCTGTGGGCGGCGCCGCTGCGCGGTACCGCCTTCGCGCGCCTGGTGCAGGCGCTGTCGCGGCGCCCGCAGCGCCCGCTGCTGGTGCTGGCCACCGCCGACGACCCCGCCCTGCTGACCGCAGCCATGCGCTACGCCCACGGCTGCGGCGTCACCGTGCAAGGCTACGTGCGCGGACCGCTCGACGGCGCGGCAGTCTCGGCGCTCCTGCATGGCCGGGGTAACGCCGCGGTGCCAGGGCCCGCCATCCCGCCGGTGCATGGCTTCGGCGGGAGCCAGCCGGATGCGGCGCCCGGCCGCGACGAGATCGCCGTGGCATTCCTGCCGCAGGCCTGCGCGACCGACCCAGGCGATATCGAAGCGGTGGAGGTGGTGCCCTGCTGGCGCCATCCTCTCCATGGCGGGCCTGCGGGCCAGCGCTTCCTGCCGCCGCCGGCCGACGGCGAAGTCGCGCTGCGGCGGCTCAGCCAGGTGCTGGGGCTGGCCGCGGCGGCGCTGGCGGCGTGGCTGCCCCTTGGCTTCCACCCGTCGCTCTCCTGCCCCTTTCCGCTGGCGCTGCTTGACCTCGACGACTGCGCCGGGCGCGTGGCGCGCGTGATACAGGATCACGGCTTGCATGCCAGGGACCTTACTTTCGAACTGGACCTGTCCGGCGGCGACCACGACCTCCATGCCATGGCTCCGGCGCTGCTGGACCTGCGTGCGGAGGAGCTGGAGTTTGCCGTGTCCTGCGGGGCACGCCATGACGGCATCGGCTATGCCACGCTGCTCGACGTGCCGGTCAGCGAGCTCAAGCTGGCGCCGGGGCTGACCGACGGCGTGGCGTTCGACCCCCACGTGCAACAGCTGGTGGCCGGCATGGTCGCGCTGGCCAAGCGGCTGGACATCCGTGTGGTCGCCACTGGCGTGGCGCAGCCGGAGGACTTTGCCGTGCTGCGTGACCTGGGATGCGATTTCATGCAGGGGCCGGTGGTTGGCGGACTGTGGCCCGCGGCATCGCTGGCGCGGCCATGCGTGCCCTGGCATGCCGACGTGCAGCACGCCTGA
- a CDS encoding PAS domain-containing hybrid sensor histidine kinase/response regulator: MDQDRSRRHRAGRAGGTPRRVAGAATFALLLACLLAPAAAQLAAQPPAPHGALAPWAWPLALLSAAALLALAVNYLRLRRQVRLTIHAETLLQRQLAFKNALLGALPYPVAARDAAQRYIEVNPAFEALCGFGRDDIIGRPAGAAISGQSAEVTAATDSLCREALATMAPACLQLDIRSNGGNIRRVLYWASPFRDGDGDGSTGGVITTLVDITEICEAQQRARLLERRLQDVTSSLPAIVYQIRKPHDGSPPAYTYAAGGTDSSLGITPMALMTPPGAVGRHLHPDDIALVHDALSRPPPCTPVDLDVRVLGRHGLRWARIRSVGRYEGDATVWSGVVADVTDQHRQAAALARAKDAAEASLRAKESFLAMMSHEIRTPLNGVLGMVEVLRRTKLDTEQHRMLALAQESGYALAQILDDVLDYARIEAGRLAILPAPMDLRALSDSVLGLLAPQAHNKQLHLRVHIAAEVPASIEADTIRLRQILFNLLGNAIKFTDHGSVTLRLEAAPVQDGAVLVILSVSDTGIGISPEDQGRLFAPFVQSEQSSARQHGGTGLGLSICKRLADLMGGKLSIHSEPGEGTLVSLRLRCPVVARDYDLPALRGRTVLLDLADAALAGTLRQHARAAGMRVFDPAGQSESGSESGAGSDCIRLTDAGPPAGEAPAAAPADRVVHITSTPKQLGFRVCESGVRLSQNPLRWSAFLGAMEAALGMPDAGAGAGAGQEPAAGADGPDISTHPADPVVVTTPDGEPVHVLVVEDHPINRELIRQQLDVLGYARTVCRDGAEALARLQQSRFHLVLTDCHMPGMDGFELAHAIRASADARVRGLPIVGVTATTLAEEHARCFAVGMNQCVLKPTTLASLQAAMSRALEFPEAIADAIIPSGRQGPPTEAAPLRFEPARLCAGQLGGALGPPPWSGPMLATCIGALRADRDELKALLPGAAVGELRRWCHRASGAMSVFGHAYVDQLVDRFGAALKASDPARIRAVGAVVLAMMEHLLGVLGQQQQPDTTGVD, from the coding sequence ATGGACCAGGATCGGAGCCGGCGCCACAGGGCTGGGCGGGCTGGCGGCACGCCGCGCCGCGTTGCCGGCGCCGCCACCTTCGCCCTGCTCCTGGCCTGCCTGCTGGCGCCGGCTGCCGCGCAACTCGCTGCACAACCGCCCGCCCCCCACGGCGCGCTGGCGCCCTGGGCGTGGCCGCTGGCGCTGCTCAGTGCCGCCGCGCTGCTGGCGTTGGCCGTCAACTACCTGCGCCTGCGCCGCCAGGTACGGCTCACAATCCATGCCGAGACCCTGCTGCAGCGGCAATTGGCATTCAAGAACGCCCTGCTCGGCGCGTTGCCCTATCCGGTGGCTGCGCGCGATGCCGCGCAGCGCTACATCGAGGTCAATCCGGCCTTCGAGGCCCTGTGCGGATTCGGGCGCGACGACATCATCGGCCGGCCCGCCGGCGCCGCCATCTCGGGCCAGAGCGCCGAAGTCACGGCCGCTACCGACTCGCTCTGCCGCGAGGCCCTGGCGACCATGGCGCCGGCCTGCTTGCAACTGGACATCCGCAGCAACGGCGGGAATATCCGCCGCGTCCTTTACTGGGCCAGCCCCTTCCGCGACGGTGACGGTGACGGCAGCACCGGCGGCGTGATCACGACACTGGTCGACATCACCGAGATCTGCGAAGCGCAGCAGCGTGCGCGGCTGCTGGAACGGCGCCTGCAGGACGTGACCAGCAGCTTGCCAGCCATCGTCTACCAGATCCGCAAGCCCCATGATGGCAGCCCGCCGGCCTACACTTACGCCGCCGGCGGCACCGACTCCTCGCTCGGCATCACGCCGATGGCCCTGATGACGCCGCCCGGTGCGGTGGGCCGCCACCTGCATCCGGACGATATCGCGCTGGTGCACGATGCGCTTTCGCGGCCGCCACCCTGCACGCCGGTAGATCTCGACGTCCGTGTGCTGGGCCGGCATGGCCTGCGCTGGGCCAGAATTCGGTCGGTCGGCCGCTACGAGGGCGATGCCACGGTATGGAGCGGCGTGGTGGCCGACGTCACCGACCAGCACCGCCAGGCCGCGGCGCTGGCGCGCGCCAAGGATGCCGCGGAAGCCTCGCTGCGCGCCAAGGAAAGCTTCCTGGCGATGATGAGCCATGAAATCCGCACCCCCCTGAACGGCGTGCTCGGAATGGTCGAGGTGCTGCGGCGCACGAAACTGGATACCGAGCAGCACCGCATGCTGGCGCTGGCGCAGGAGTCAGGCTACGCGCTGGCGCAGATCCTCGACGACGTGCTCGACTACGCCCGCATCGAGGCCGGCCGCCTGGCCATCCTGCCTGCGCCGATGGACCTGCGCGCCTTGTCCGACAGCGTGCTCGGCCTGCTCGCGCCGCAGGCGCACAACAAGCAGCTGCACCTGCGCGTGCATATCGCCGCCGAGGTGCCCGCCAGTATCGAGGCCGACACCATCCGGCTGCGCCAGATCCTGTTCAACCTGCTGGGCAACGCCATCAAGTTCACCGACCACGGCTCGGTGACGCTGCGGCTGGAAGCCGCTCCGGTACAGGACGGCGCGGTGCTGGTCATCCTCAGCGTCAGCGATACCGGCATCGGCATCTCGCCGGAAGACCAGGGACGGCTGTTCGCCCCCTTCGTGCAGAGCGAGCAAAGCTCCGCGCGGCAGCATGGCGGCACCGGCCTGGGACTGTCGATCTGCAAGCGGCTGGCGGACCTGATGGGCGGCAAGCTGTCGATACACAGCGAGCCCGGTGAAGGCACCCTGGTGTCGCTGCGGCTGCGTTGCCCGGTCGTTGCCCGCGATTACGACCTGCCGGCGCTGCGCGGGCGCACCGTGCTGCTGGACCTGGCCGACGCCGCGCTGGCCGGCACCCTGCGGCAGCATGCCAGGGCCGCGGGCATGCGCGTATTCGATCCAGCGGGCCAAAGCGAGTCCGGGTCCGAGTCCGGGGCCGGGTCCGACTGCATCCGCCTGACCGATGCCGGGCCGCCTGCCGGAGAAGCTCCCGCCGCTGCCCCCGCGGACCGGGTCGTCCATATCACGAGCACGCCCAAACAGCTCGGCTTCCGCGTCTGCGAATCGGGCGTCAGGCTGAGCCAGAACCCCCTGCGCTGGTCGGCTTTCCTGGGTGCCATGGAGGCGGCGCTGGGCATGCCCGACGCCGGTGCCGGTGCCGGTGCCGGACAGGAGCCCGCCGCGGGCGCCGACGGCCCCGACATCTCCACGCATCCCGCCGATCCTGTTGTGGTGACCACACCCGACGGCGAACCCGTGCACGTGCTGGTCGTCGAAGACCATCCGATCAACCGGGAACTGATCCGGCAGCAGCTGGACGTGCTCGGCTACGCCCGCACCGTCTGCCGCGACGGCGCCGAGGCGCTGGCCAGGCTGCAGCAGTCGCGGTTCCACCTGGTGCTGACCGATTGCCATATGCCGGGCATGGACGGCTTCGAGCTGGCGCACGCCATCCGCGCCAGCGCAGACGCGCGCGTGCGCGGCCTGCCCATCGTCGGCGTGACCGCCACCACGCTCGCGGAAGAGCATGCACGCTGCTTTGCGGTGGGCATGAACCAGTGCGTGCTCAAGCCCACCACGCTCGCTTCGCTGCAGGCGGCGATGTCGCGCGCGCTGGAATTTCCGGAAGCCATCGCGGATGCCATCATCCCCAGCGGCCGGCAAGGCCCGCCGACGGAAGCCGCGCCGCTGCGCTTCGAGCCTGCCCGTCTGTGCGCCGGGCAGCTGGGCGGTGCGCTGGGGCCGCCGCCCTGGTCCGGGCCCATGCTGGCGACCTGCATCGGGGCGCTGCGGGCCGACCGCGATGAACTGAAGGCGCTGCTGCCCGGCGCGGCAGTGGGCGAGCTGCGGCGCTGGTGCCACCGTGCCAGCGGCGCGATGTCGGTGTTCGGGCATGCCTATGTCGACCAGCTCGTCGACCGGTTCGGCGCCGCCCTGAAGGCCAGCGATCCTGCACGCATCCGCGCAGTCGGCGCCGTCGTGCTGGCCATGATGGAACACCTGCTCGGCGTGCTCGGGCAACAACAACAGCCAGACACAACTGGCGTGGACTGA
- a CDS encoding response regulator transcription factor, protein MFIRVMLADDHPLILLGARQVLGAELGLTLVGEANNADALFDLLGSVECDVLVTDFSMPGERNADGLVMLGMIRRRFPAVRIVVLTMLDNPALLQNMRDAGALGLLSKRGDMAELPAAIICAYRHRAFLGKSVQKAIETLRSARGSAVPAQALSPREIEVLRLYVGGMSVSEVAQHLHRSIKTISTHKHSAMEKLGLRSDADLYHYAVQNGLV, encoded by the coding sequence ATGTTCATACGTGTCATGCTTGCCGATGACCACCCGCTGATCCTGCTGGGCGCGCGCCAGGTGCTGGGCGCCGAACTCGGCCTCACGCTGGTGGGCGAGGCCAACAACGCCGACGCGCTGTTCGACCTGCTTGGCAGCGTCGAATGCGATGTGCTGGTGACGGACTTCTCCATGCCGGGCGAGCGCAATGCCGACGGCCTGGTGATGCTGGGCATGATCCGGCGGCGCTTTCCCGCCGTGCGCATCGTCGTGCTGACCATGCTGGACAACCCGGCGCTGCTGCAGAACATGCGCGATGCCGGCGCGCTCGGCCTGCTCAGCAAGCGCGGCGACATGGCCGAACTGCCCGCCGCGATCATTTGCGCGTACCGGCATCGCGCCTTCCTTGGCAAGTCCGTGCAGAAGGCAATCGAGACGCTGCGCAGTGCGCGCGGCTCGGCAGTCCCGGCGCAGGCACTAAGCCCGCGCGAGATCGAGGTCCTGCGCCTGTACGTCGGCGGCATGTCGGTGTCGGAGGTGGCGCAGCACCTGCACCGCAGCATCAAGACCATCAGCACGCACAAGCACAGCGCCATGGAAAAGCTGGGCCTGCGCAGCGATGCCGATCTTTACCACTATGCGGTGCAGAACGGCCTGGTCTGA
- a CDS encoding M23 family metallopeptidase, translated as MPQFDPHRGPAPDPSSSPEGAGDAPRRRPLLARLAAAAVVAAILWAAWPWLQPQLERAIYAARLATRPAPAALPVPVQGVAARALRDTWHGARSGGRKHEGIDIFAPRGRPVLSATEGIVSRVGTNSLGGKVVWVMGPGRQMHYYAHLDDYAAIRAGDIVAPGTVLGYVGTTGNARGTPPHLHYGIYAAGGAINPFPLLKPPPAASAPRR; from the coding sequence ATGCCTCAATTCGATCCCCATCGCGGCCCGGCTCCTGACCCGTCCTCTTCGCCAGAAGGGGCCGGCGATGCCCCCCGCCGCCGGCCCTTGCTGGCGCGCCTGGCCGCAGCGGCGGTGGTGGCCGCCATCCTTTGGGCCGCATGGCCATGGCTGCAGCCCCAGCTGGAACGCGCCATCTACGCGGCCCGCCTCGCCACCCGCCCGGCGCCGGCGGCGCTGCCGGTCCCGGTGCAGGGCGTCGCGGCGCGCGCGCTGCGCGATACCTGGCACGGCGCGCGCTCTGGCGGCCGCAAGCATGAAGGTATCGACATCTTCGCGCCACGCGGCCGACCGGTGCTGTCGGCCACGGAAGGCATCGTCTCGCGGGTGGGCACCAATTCGCTCGGCGGCAAGGTGGTCTGGGTGATGGGACCGGGCCGGCAGATGCACTACTACGCCCACCTCGACGACTACGCGGCGATACGCGCGGGCGATATCGTTGCGCCGGGCACGGTGCTGGGCTATGTCGGCACCACCGGCAATGCCCGCGGCACGCCGCCGCACCTGCACTACGGCATCTATGCCGCCGGCGGCGCGATCAACCCGTTTCCGCTGCTGAAGCCGCCACCGGCAGCCAGCGCGCCGCGGCGCTAG
- a CDS encoding TFIIB-type zinc ribbon-containing protein: MDCPVCPQTQLVMSERQGIEIDYCPKCRGVWLDRGELDKILERSVAAAPAPQAVAPAATPQQGYGDRDRGHDRDRARDHDRDRYYDDRQQKHYRKKSIWHELFD; this comes from the coding sequence ATGGATTGTCCGGTGTGCCCGCAGACGCAACTGGTGATGTCCGAACGTCAGGGCATCGAGATCGACTACTGCCCGAAGTGCCGCGGCGTATGGCTGGACCGCGGCGAACTCGACAAGATCCTGGAGCGCTCCGTCGCCGCGGCGCCCGCGCCGCAGGCCGTGGCGCCCGCCGCGACGCCCCAGCAAGGCTACGGCGACCGGGACCGCGGCCATGATCGTGACCGCGCTCGTGACCATGACCGGGACCGCTATTACGACGATCGCCAGCAGAAGCACTATCGCAAGAAGAGCATCTGGCACGAGTTGTTCGACTGA
- the blaOXA gene encoding OXA-1206 family carbapenem-hydrolyzing class D beta-lactamase encodes MPIRIARLLSPLAVGFALLAATLPAAARQDATLDAAALFRQAGTTGTIVIHDLRRDRVLTYNAARAATQYSPASTFKIMNSLIGLDSGAVADTGHDKLPWDGKVWLVGGKAILPEACNADVPLSVAFPNSCVPAYQALARRVGSAAYQRYLSASHYGNADSSGPVDRFWLNGRLQISAYQQIDFLKGLVQRTLPFSPAAFDGVDRLTVIERTTGYTLHGKTGWADSTQPAVGWLVGWVERGGDNYLFALNLDMLKPEHAKARMEIARAALRQVGALPD; translated from the coding sequence ATGCCTATCCGAATCGCCCGTTTGCTGTCCCCGCTGGCCGTGGGATTCGCCCTGCTTGCCGCCACGCTGCCCGCTGCCGCGCGCCAAGACGCGACGCTCGACGCCGCCGCGCTGTTCCGCCAGGCCGGCACCACCGGCACCATCGTCATCCATGACCTGCGCCGCGATCGTGTGCTGACCTACAACGCAGCGCGCGCCGCCACGCAATACTCACCCGCTTCCACCTTCAAGATCATGAACTCGCTGATCGGCCTGGACAGCGGCGCCGTCGCCGACACCGGCCACGACAAGCTGCCTTGGGACGGCAAGGTCTGGCTGGTCGGCGGCAAGGCCATCCTGCCCGAAGCCTGCAATGCAGACGTGCCACTGAGCGTGGCCTTCCCCAATTCGTGCGTGCCCGCCTATCAGGCGCTGGCGCGGCGGGTCGGCAGCGCGGCGTACCAGCGCTACCTGAGCGCCTCGCACTATGGCAATGCCGACAGCTCGGGGCCGGTCGACCGCTTCTGGCTCAATGGCAGGCTGCAGATCTCCGCCTACCAGCAAATCGATTTCCTCAAGGGCCTGGTGCAACGCACGCTGCCGTTCTCGCCGGCCGCGTTCGATGGCGTGGACCGGCTGACAGTGATCGAACGCACGACGGGCTATACGCTGCACGGCAAGACCGGCTGGGCCGATTCGACGCAGCCGGCCGTGGGCTGGCTGGTCGGATGGGTGGAGCGCGGCGGCGACAACTACCTGTTCGCGCTCAATCTCGACATGCTGAAGCCCGAGCACGCCAAGGCGCGGATGGAGATCGCACGCGCGGCGCTGCGGCAGGTCGGGGCACTGCCGGATTGA
- a CDS encoding ROK family protein, translated as MTASKAGRGVNSASLRLYNERALLLALRRAGEASKADLARMAQLTNTAVGSIVQTLADEGLVEQAGRRTEGQRGQPASLIRLKAKGAFGIGVRLDRGSIETVMVDFAGELLASHAHQLVLPHPEQALELVRRDIEAMRAQLSPDEQKRLLGIGVAQPYNLGAWLRELDVQGQDFQASFRAWDEADFAAMLNSVTGLPVFSENDGTAAAVAEMFYGRHHAQHFLYVFLGPAIGGGVVLNGDCVRGVSGNAGDIAMMPVPPSTLPSAPAPGGKRRDLLLSRASLNALTRHLRYHGVAVNGHADLQRQAELGHPAVAEWIDDCVDALAPALQSALAVLDVPLVIFDADIDGGLVSTLIGRLQQALADSAPEARAPATVVRGCFGANAGAVGAASLPMFMNFSPRAELLKGASAIVPEASHAMV; from the coding sequence ATGACCGCATCCAAGGCAGGCCGTGGCGTGAATTCCGCCAGCCTGCGCCTGTACAACGAACGCGCGCTGCTGTTGGCGTTGCGCCGGGCCGGAGAGGCGTCGAAGGCCGATCTAGCGCGGATGGCGCAGCTGACCAACACCGCCGTCGGCAGCATCGTGCAAACCCTCGCCGACGAAGGGCTGGTCGAGCAGGCCGGGCGCCGCACCGAAGGCCAGCGCGGCCAGCCCGCCAGCCTGATCCGGCTCAAGGCCAAGGGCGCCTTCGGCATCGGCGTGCGGCTCGACCGCGGCAGCATCGAGACCGTGATGGTGGACTTTGCCGGCGAACTGCTCGCCAGCCATGCCCACCAACTGGTCCTGCCCCACCCCGAGCAGGCACTGGAACTGGTGCGTCGCGATATCGAGGCGATGCGCGCCCAGCTCAGCCCGGACGAGCAGAAGCGGCTGCTGGGAATCGGCGTGGCGCAGCCCTATAACCTCGGGGCGTGGCTGCGCGAGCTGGATGTGCAGGGCCAGGACTTCCAGGCGAGCTTCCGCGCCTGGGACGAAGCCGACTTCGCTGCGATGCTCAACAGCGTCACCGGCCTGCCGGTGTTCAGCGAGAACGACGGCACCGCCGCCGCCGTGGCCGAGATGTTCTACGGGCGCCACCATGCGCAGCATTTCCTCTATGTGTTCCTGGGCCCGGCCATCGGCGGCGGCGTGGTGCTCAATGGCGACTGCGTGCGCGGCGTGTCGGGGAATGCCGGCGATATCGCCATGATGCCGGTGCCGCCCAGCACCCTGCCCTCCGCGCCCGCCCCCGGCGGCAAGCGGCGCGACCTGCTGCTGTCGCGCGCGTCGCTCAATGCGCTGACGCGCCACCTGCGCTATCACGGCGTGGCGGTCAACGGCCATGCCGACCTGCAGCGACAGGCCGAGCTGGGCCATCCGGCGGTGGCGGAATGGATCGACGACTGCGTCGACGCGCTGGCGCCCGCCCTGCAATCAGCGCTGGCGGTGCTCGACGTGCCGCTGGTGATCTTCGACGCCGACATCGACGGCGGGCTGGTGTCGACCCTGATCGGCCGGCTGCAGCAGGCGCTGGCCGACAGCGCGCCCGAAGCGCGCGCGCCCGCCACCGTGGTGCGCGGCTGCTTCGGCGCCAACGCTGGCGCGGTCGGCGCCGCGTCGCTGCCGATGTTCATGAACTTCTCGCCGCGCGCCGAACTGCTCAAGGGCGCCTCGGCCATCGTCCCGGAGGCCAGCCATGCCATGGTCTGA